GGAAGATGGAGAGTCCTATCAAAAACTATTTGGATAATATTCCTCACTTATCGTAAATATTTACGAGGGGCGTTTATTGGATTGTGTTAGTTGCACTATTATAATTTAATTGTTCAtgggatttaattttaaattaaattaatttggttTACACTTTTTTTACATAACAATATGTGATGGCCATTGTCTGCAGATGTATAAATGGGCATATCACAGTACTGTGATACGATAAAATATCTCTCataatttatctatttatatttaGTCGTGAAACCAATGATACTTAATTGTTTGAGGTAAGGGACATCACATTTTACTCCAATAACTGAGCACGAATCGCCAAATTGAATGAATGACAAAGCTTGCTCAAAAAGATGGTTGCAAATTGAAAAACAAGGTTAGGAGTTTAACCACGTAAAGACACTGGCTACGATGACGACCTTGCAGTTCGAACCTCAACGTCATTGCCTGCGCACGATAGTTAACACAAGATGATTCCCAGACAGCATAAAACAAATTGAAAGATCAAGTCAAAGAAACACAAATCACATTACAGGGGATGCTAGTGCCTGTATGAGTGTTGTTTCAAAGACAGGATGGAGAAAAATTAGCCAAGATGCAATCATCATTTCAGGAAGGAATGTGCCTATGAACCTCCGGTTTATCATCAACCTGACTGGCACAAGTTGGCATAGGAGAGAATACTGCGGTAGTATAGCAATTTTTCGCCTTGCGTTACTATGTCAACTGGAAAAGGGAGAGGGCTCTTCACGATGATTTATGTAAAAGTTTTGTTGCCCACATGCGACAAAATGACACTTACGGTAAGTGGTGAATTTGTTGCAGACTTGCTGTCTCAGAAATTTCTAGTTTCAAGAGGCATTTTTACTTTGCCAGACAAAAAATCATTTATAACAAATAGAACCCTTGCAAGTTAAAAGTGTTTGCCCATTAATCAGCATTGTGAGTTCTAGAAAGAactatattatacaaacaaaaacCGAGCAAGCGAACAGCATGCTACGATGATTATGGATGCAACAACTGGAGTGAAATAAAGTAGTTCCAGGTAATTTCAATTAGCTGCAATGCACTTATTCAGTTAACTTTATTTATAAACAGCTAATTAGGCGCCATTGCAATGACAcaagctttaaaaaaaaacaaatttagtAGAGACTTGAGATGATGTGCAGTATCCTCTAATGAAAACATCATGAATGGAGCCTAATTCCATAATTGCTATTGCCAGAAGTAACTAGCCTCAGTTAGCAGACATTGAAGAGATCAGATCCCTGAAAAGTTAAACTATACATGGCTGAAGAGACACATGGAAGCTAATATTACCCTATGAAGGGGGGAAACAATCTGCCAATCTGGTTTTATCAACGGCGTTAATAAAACCGGTCTAAATCCAAGTAAAACCCAATTTTTAATGGTTTCAGATCTGGAAAATTGTGCTGCTGTGAATGAAGATGAAGACTGAGGCTGTGAAATTTGTGATGTCTTGAAATTGCATTAACTTCTTAGATAAAGTAACCTGAATGCTCTAATAAACCTGAAGCTCAAGACTCTAGTCATGTTGGTGCCCTGGACGATCTAGTAGtagttgaaaatttgatttttgaacTAAAAACTATTCTCCAACATGAGTTTTGTTGTTATATAATATTAAGGGTATAGTATATAATTGGTCACTGATCATCATAATAGCTTTTGAAATAAGTGGTTAGTCCATCAACTTTAACATAGTAATAGACTACCATTTGAGATAAGTGGTGGAGCCCATCAACTTTAACATAGTCCCAGACATAGTATGAGTAGAAGAGTCAAGGTAATCTTGTCCGtgtcaaatatatatataatctcgGCAATTCAAGTGTTGGGTTTATGTCCCTCAAATGAAGTAGATCCACTCACACATGAAGGGGAAGTATCAATGGTGTAAATATATAGTTAGTCCCTTACCTGCTAAAGTTTTGAAAAAGACAGTTACACACCCAAAAAAAACATTGGTATGTGCACTCAAACAACAGGTTAAGATTATTAGCCACTGAGCAAGCAGTTTGCTTGCAGAGGCTTATTATCAAATACCAACTCCCaccaaaaatctttttaaagttaaAGAATGACCGATATGCAACCATAACCAAACTAAAAGATCAATTTGAAAAGTTTAGACCTTTAGGAAGTAATTTAATTCATGCTTTCAAGAGCAGtagcttattcttttatcttgttcgtttttttttacaattataaATTAAGATCAGCTCAACAACCTCTTGCTGACttaaatttggatcaataatCACTCTGAGCATAGCAGAATTGCTCACTCAAGGCTTGATATTCAAGTAGGGAAATCATACAATAACAGGGCAGTTGAGCAAATAGTTGGCATGTGAAACTACACATACCCTGATTTCTCTAAGAGCACCTCTTCCATTCCTGACCACAAAACTATTCTGTTAGTGGATCTGCTTAAGATGTAACCATGCATCTAAGCTGTGAAATTTGGAGAAAAGTGATTCCAACTAACAGTCAAAGACTATGTTTAGTTATACGTCAGAAGGCAATCAAACTTTCTGGAAGAGTAAACTCCAACTGAAACTGACCACCATATAAAACAGTCAACAGTATAAAGGCTCACTACTCAACAAAAGAGTGTGCTCAAATTGAGCACTTCGTTTACCATCTGCAGTAACTGCAGTCCATCCATCTGCCATAACAGATCACGCCAGACTCATGAAGATAATAACACTCCAACAATATAAACAAAATgatgaaaataaacacagaaatgcTGATCAACTCAAAACAATTACCTGCATTGATCATTGGTTATATTGTAAATGTCTGCCCGGCTTTCATGATACCAACAGCTTTATGTCCTTTGCAGGTGTCAAGGCAGCAATTCCATGAATAGAAACTTGATTAAAATGCATTGTTGAGGTTCTTAGCACAGGTCTAGACATCTTGTACGCCATCAGTAACATTAGATATCGAATAGCATAACCAAGTCCATGCACCTCATTTGTAAAAAGTTGTTCTTTTCAACATGCAAGAAGATGGACATGAATTCCGCATCAGatcccaaaagaaaaaaaaaatgaaatggagTTCAGATGTTTAATTCCAACAAAGAGTACGAAGACTGGACTTTGACATAGGAAGGATtacaataaaatattaagatTCCTACTGCATTCAAAGTCAACACATATTTAGTTCAGAAACTAATTTAGAATGAAGATTTTTTCTGTCAAGAAACTTCCGGACTTGCGCAATCAACAACACAGGAAAACCTGGATTAGAAACCGAATGAACTACTGTTGTCGGAGCTGGGAAAGGAATAGGGAAACGGAAGGGAGGGCAGAGGAGGTAGCTGACCGGGGTATTCGGAGACGAATTAGAAGCTCTCGGGGAAGGGACGACCAGATCGACAGATGGACTAGGGTTTTGGCGAATGATTCCCAGGAGAAGCCCTTTGGAACAGTGAGCATTTACCTTCGATTttactgagattcgaacccaGATTTCACGGTgggtgctagccactagaccgttaGAAGGAGAATTTTTTTCCATATCATGACAATTTGGCAAGTAGTTAACAGGGGTGTTTTTGAGAAATCTCAAAGATAGGGGTTTCTTTCGGATAATGACCATAAGGCGATTCTTGCCACCGCCCCTGCTTCCCCGTTCCTCCGCTCCGCCCGATGCAGGAAACGCCTGCTGCGGCGAAAACGGacggagggagagggagagggagagggcgaGCGGCACGAGCAGAGCATGACGGAAGCGGCCTGCAGGTGGCGACAAGGGAACCGATCGCGTTCGTTTCGCGCCTCGCTGCCCGTAGTTGTCAACAATGCGCCTCCCACGTGTCTCCCCCTCGCGCTGCATGCGGCTGCGCAAGGGCAGAGAGGAGAGAGGACTCGCGTCAGGcggcgccacctcctcctccatcCCCTCCCCTACCCTTCTTTTTAACCCCTCCTCGCCCCAATACTCCTCACGCAGCCCTCAATCGCATCCCGCAGCATGGGGACGACCTCCTCCCGCGCCGCCGCCTGCCTCGCCCTCCTCTGCTTCGCTTCAATGCTGCTGGCGATTTCGCCAGCCCTCGTCCCTGATGTCGATCCGACCATTTTGTTGCCGTCTGATCGGCCCATCCCTGATACCTCGGTGGAGGACGAGACGGGAACCACTTGGGCTCTTCTCGTGGCTGGCTCTTCGGGCTACGGAAACTATCGGCACCAGGTACGCGCCGCCCGTGACTGCGTTTTTTCGACGAACACATGGCCTGCGATAGAGGGCAGACTGAAGACGTCGGTTCGGTTTGTGGAAATGCAGGCGGACGTGTGCCACGCGTACCAGCTGCTGCGGAAAGGTGGGCTGAAGGAGGAGAACATAGTGGTGATGATGCACGACGACATCGCTGACAACCCGCTCAACCCCAGGAAGGGAGTCATCATCAATCACCCCCAGGGCCAAGATGTTTATGCTGGCGTCCCCAAGGTAGAAGGGGTCCTTGCTTCGTATTTGCTCTGATATGTCTTGTGTGCTCATTTAGTCGTTGGTGAACCTGCATACAATCCTCTTCTGTTTAGAGATGAAGTGAGTGGCCTGGTTTTCTTTGCCATGCCATGGAATGAAGAATTGAACTAAGATGATAGGTCCTGCTAGGAATTCAATCTCTTTTGTTAGTAACCTGAAGAGTAACAAAGTGTCCATACTGCATCATTTAGGCGTTAGTTGTTCTAGCTAGTGATAGTCTTGATGAAGCAATCTAATTAAAAACAACTTGACAAAAAAGTAAAACAAGAGAACATTGTCTTTAGGTGAATTACTTACCCTTTTGCTGGATCACCAAATAATCTTACCCTAATATACATCTGTTGTATTCTCCTTACAATGTCGAGTAGCAAAACTAGTGAAAGAAATTGATTAAAAGGGTAAGTAATTCACCTACACAGGGGAAGTCTTTTGAtgaaagcaaataaaaaaaaaaccttggATAAGATTTGGAGAAATGCCTAAAGATCCAGAGCCTCCAACCTCAGATTAGATgcaatgtacaaaaaaaaaatctttgaaattAGTAGCTTCATTGGTGAATAGCTGCAACCAAAGAGGATCAATAAGAGTAGGTTTGGCTTGTGAAAGAATGTGAAAGCTGATTTAGTTTCTTATGCTCTAAGGGAGTGATACAAAGGATTTGGATATTGTTATGCGCATGGTACACCGACTAAAATGTAGCTTTCTCAAACGGATTAGAGATGGGTTTGCAATTGGTATCTAAGCCACAGTAGGTTGAATCATTACAGAAGGGAGAATAGGTAGTTAACAGAGTTTGTCAGAAAATGGCTTCGAGGTGCTTCTGAGCAAGGAGAGCTATAACATTTTATTTTGGACCGCCTGAACACATCCATTTAGAGGAGTATCCCCAGGTTGATAGGGAGCATAGGCGTACAGGATGTCATCACAACCTCTACTAGTTGGACACGTGTCACCCTCTTATCTTATATCCTAAGTTAGTGTTGTTATTTTGTAATGTGTTGCTCCTCCCACATTTTGTGGTTTAGTCGGTCAAGATTGCTAACATTGTATTAGTGAAGGCACATCTTTTATACTATATGACACTTAGGTTCTCGTGCTATGTTATCGTGTTTGTGTAGTACCTAGATGTGGTGGTTTTATCATTTGAAGCCATATGACTTTTGCAGTGGGAAGATGAATCACTGAGAGAGAAACCAGGCCTAATAAAGGTCATCTCTAGTGTTTATTTTGTCTTGCTCATGTTCCAATTTTGGCATTGTGCTGTTGTAGAGGTGTCTGTTtggtagaggtgtctcacatAAGTGTCTCACATTGTACCAAAGCTATTTGACTGAGATGATTTTTGAGGCTGGTGAATTGTGATTATTGAAAGATGCAAGGACACAACAAAATGCATTTGGGCCATCGCCCTTCTGAAACTTCCTCTCTGGTTTTGAGGTAAGAGGCACATTTTGGCAATCCTAAAGAGTGGTGATGACAATTCCCAAGGTTTGCCAGCCTTTTTGCCGCCTTTCCTTCTAATTGGTTCTTCGCTCTTgaatttattttcattatttgAAACTTGTATACAAGAGCTGTTttgatatataattttataataataattcTATCTTATCTGTTCCTATCTAATTGCTTACTTGATCTTCTCTTGATTTTGTCTACcatgttcttgttttcttttcttgaCAGAACCCACTATGTTTATTGTGTATGTGCTAACATTGTCAACCATCTTTTGACATTAAAGGCTCGATTCTAGTGTTTAACACTGCTTATCTTAGGACTACACCAAGGAGCAAGTCAATACCAGGAACCTGTATGCAGTGATTTTGGGTGATAAGAGCGCTGTAGAAGGTGGAAGTGGAAAGGTCATAGAAAGTAAATCCAATGATAGGATCTTTATCTACTTCTCCGATCATGGAGGACCTGGGGTCCTTGGTAGGTTCCAACTTTCTGTGTCATTCTGATTGCCAACTTTTATGCTGGTTAATTATGCTGACATTTATTCAAATACAGGAATGCCCAATTTGCCATATCTTTATGCTGCTGAGTTCATTGAAGTATTGAAGAAGAAGCATGCATCCAAGAGTTACAAAGAAATGGTCAGACAATTGTACTGCATAGCAATTTAGCCCTATGGTTATGCTATACTATAAATAGAATTGCTGATCTTTGTTGGTGTTCGTTTGAACAGATTATTTATGTGGAAGCATGTGAGAGTGGCAGTATCTTTGAAGGTTTAATGCCAGAAGACCTTAATGTATATGTGACAACAGCATCCAATGCTGTTGAAAGCAGCTGGGGAACCTACTGTCCTGGGATGGATCCTCCACCACCACCGGAATATATGACTTGCCTTGGTGACTTGTACAGCGTTGCATGGATGGAAGACAGGTTTGAGTTTTATACCTAAACAAGTCATACCTGTTGTCAAGTTCAAAAGGTCTAAACATTTTATTGcatttgatttgttttttttttcatgttaatGGGCTGACATTAGATTATTTGGTTCCActgaggaattttttttttaaatgtatttccttCTTCAGTGATTTTGTTTCTTCGGAGATGAAACAACAAAGAGCCACTGAAGTACAACAAATTGGATTAGAGCATCGAATCCAAGTTCAATTGTTGAATTTTCTGATTAGCaacttagttttaattacaaGATGTTAGTGCATTACAGAATAGCTACACCTTTAAGTCTTGCTAATGACATAGCTTTGTTTGTTTAAAATTTCCCCAAGAAAATTTTGCTTCGGACATTAAATGCTTTTTACCTTTTACTCTTCTCAAAGCCATAACTTGGTCTTTCTTGAAAAACTTTGTCAAGAAATTAGCGTGTGGTGACTGTTGTCACAATAACAGATTGTAACTTTTACTGCTGCAAAAGTCATATCTTGGTTCTTAATTTTGACACACAGCCTGGTGTGCTAACTCATCTAAAAGATAAAAAGGAGCCAGAACTTCCATTTGTAATGGTATTCCTGCTTTTAAGGGTAGAAATCCTCCAAACATAGGAGCCTTTTCAATATGATGGCATTGCTAATCTTCTAATTATATTTATGGCAGTGAGAATCACAATCTAAAGGAGGAAACGGTTGGGAAACAGTATGAGTCAGTAAGTTCCTGTTAATCTCTATTATAGTCCTCTTCTTGTTTTTTTGAAGGGTTTCTCTGATAATGTGTTCAGGTGAAGATGAGGACATCAAACCAGAACACATACAGTGCAGGGTCTCATGTGATGGAGTATGGTGATAAGAATGTAAAACCTGAGAAGTTGTACCTTTACCAGGGCTTTGACCCTGCCAATGCCAATTTAACTGAGAATGCACTTCGCCTCAGCAAGCAGATGGGAGTCATCAATCAGAGAGATGCTGACCTCCTATTCTTATGGCACATGGTGAGTGAAGAACACTTCGTTTTCCCTtattatttttatgctatttccATTCGTGGCAATGATTTAACTTGGAGACTGAATGATTTAATAAGAACATTGTATCTTTGGTACCATTCTAAGGGCCTAGTACCAAGGGATGCGTGAGTGACCTTGATTTCTAGCATATTGATCGATAATGTTATATTTAACCCGTGAACTTGGAGCAGTGGAGAGAAAAACTATATACACGGATTTCATATGTAAGTAGGAAACATGGCAGTTTCAATTGGTTTTAACTATCAGTATTGTCTTTCAACTGATTTAGACCCATTTGTCGATCTTTTCATGCAGTTTCCATCTTTCAACACTGCAGATTCTGTTTTGGAGCACCTTTTAAACGCCTTGCATTGTTCTTATATCTTAACAACCTAGTGTTTGCTTTCAGTATGAAAGATTAGAGGAAGGGTCAAACAAAAAGAAGGAAATTCTCTCGGAGATCACTGAGATGATGATGCACAGAGCACACCTTGACAGTAGCATCGAACTCATCGGCAATCTAATTTTTGGATCTGATGTTGCACCTTCAGTCCTCAAAACCGTGAGGCCATCTGGCCAGGCTCTGGTTGATGATTGGGTTTGCTTGAAAACAATGGTAAATATTGTGCTCTAGCGTATTCATCTTCACAATCTATTTTATTAAACATGACCATGTGGTAACAAAAAACCTTAGGTCCAAGCATTCGAGTCGCATTGTGGATCGCTCACTCAATATGGCATGAAGTATATGCGAGCTTTCGCAAACATATGTAACGAGGGTGTCTCGAAGGATGCGATGGAAGAAGCTTGTGGTAATGTTTGTGGAAGCTACAACTCAGCTAAGTGGAGTCCCTTTATCCATGGCTACAGTGCATGATCTTGTATCTCAAAATTGCACACGTCTAGTGCAATGTAAGCTCATCAGTGCTCATACATAAATATATACACACTGGCAGTAGGAATAGTCATATGCTTACTTAAACTTGTTCAAGGGTGTTGTTTCGGATAGCCAGAGCCACCTAAAATCTCGGTCTTGATATTTTAACCGACAATGCATGATAgctaatatgattaatttaaagTGGTAATTGGGTCAATACTAGAAGATGGTTATAGAATTTTAGTATTTATAAAGTTTGAATGTATTCTTGAGGTAGTCTCCTAACATGAACTTGCTCAACATTGATTTCAACTCAATTTGATTGTTCAaggtggaattctcttcctcaaattttgacacaggTTTTTCTTAAAGTTTTGACACAGGTTGTATCTTGAATCTTCTTGGTAAGTCAAAGTCAGTCTTCTCCTTGAGTTGTATTGACAGAAACTACATCAGCAATGCATCCTAGGGAATCTGAAACTGGCTTCGATGTAGCTTTTGTCACTACTGTAATGCATTCAAAGTAACATGCGTATCTTATTATGCTTTGGGGCTCCCTTTCTATTATCGGTTTCAAGAACAAATGTTCATTGTCATCCCTCATATCGAATAGTATCCTCATTTACATAATGTACTTCCGACGATACAAGATTATTTGCATTCACTTCAACTTCCCTCATCTTATTAACGATTTACAGCAAGGGAAATCCACCGATTAGCAGAAAATATAAGTATATGTGCGCCTCATTGTGAATAAAAAGGCAATTCCAGTCTTGTTTGCTAATTGATCATGAGATTCTAGTCCTGCATGATCTTGCCAAGTTGGAAGAGACAAATTTGAAATCACTCTAATTTCAGCACCAACAGTCGAAAACAATCTCTTCGATTATACCCAAGATGATATCAGATGTTGTCTCACTGGTAATATTGAGAACTTCAAGTCGAAGGTCCATCCAAGGTCGACCATTCAAGTCCTTTTTGACAACCGTATCTAATGTGTTGGGCGATGGTACTTGAAGATGCCATTCGAGGCTCTTGCTTACCTCTTGGATTAAGCCTTCACCTTGAGGGCCAGGTTGGATATTTCGCTTGACGTAGGATAGGCACGAGATGCTTTTCAAGAAGCTCTCGTGTATATCTAAAAGGACTTCATTGATGCAGTCGAATAGAAGCTTAGGATCATCTTGTGGGAAGCAAAAAAAGATTCCTATTTCCTCGTACAAAGATGGTTCAAGTAACTGGTCTTCTATATCCCATTTCATTGGGAATTCATCCACAAGTCCTGAAGCTTCCAAGACTGCTTCGATGTAATCAAACCTAGCTTGACAATCGTCATTTACAACAGGTGATGCTATAAGTCTTCCAGAATTGTTGCCTTCTTGAACAGCTTGTTGATCTTGTACTTGAATATTATCTGCAAAAAGGGATCGAATTTAGGGGTATGCCAAAAAGCAAACGAATCTGTTTCGACTAAAGAATTGATTCTTTTCAATTGCCAGATCATACAATTCTCTATCCCAGTAGAGTCAGGGCTGCTAATATCATCTGATATGAACTTTTCTAGAACAGATACTGGACTTGGTTGCTCTAGTTTTTCATTGATGCTTTCAGGAGCCATTAAGTTTTGCTTGACTAAGCTGCTTGGTCGGGGCTTCGGCTGCGCCACTGCTGTTGACTTCTCTTCAAATATGTCCTAGCAGAACAGTGTAGTTGTAAGACAGGAAATTATTGTTACATCGAGACAACTAATTGGAAAAAAGGTTACCAAGCCACATAATGTAGGTTCATCCAATTGGTTAGATTCTATAGTTCTTTTAGCACCAACTTCTTCGACGATCTCTGCATTTTATGATAAAAGCTTTGATAGGCTTCATAATGAAGTAACAAAAGAAACAACAAAaatgttatttaaatttataaaggcTACCTTGGCTGTTCAAGTCTTTGCTACGGACAAGTAATAGCTCTGATATAGCGGTTCCAACCAGTTCTGCAGCCATGACCAACATTTTACTTTCATCACTTGAATGGACAAGCAAAATGGAACTTCTAAATATTTTGTTTCTAAGGTTATTGATCCCACCTTCATGCTTTAACTGTTGTAGTGATGGATCTTCTATCTCTTTAGGCGGCACAGCAAGCTCCTCATCTCTTTGAGGACTGGATGTAGGAGATAACTCGGTGTATCTTAAGATAGAAAGCATTGTTCCCAATgattttgaaacttcaactctTGGCAAACTATCGACTCTTGTGTTTAGCATCTCAGTGAGATGCTTCTTGGCTTCCTCATATATTGAAGACTCAGATCTTGATGTCGACGGAGAAATATGACTGTTGCTGTTAACTTCAAATTCTTCGGAACTAATGTTCTTACTTTTCCTattatcaaggtatactgatttGGGTTGCTTATTGTCACAAGATAAATTTTCAGATGAGTCACGAGACTCACTAGGCCTAACTGGAATTCTGTGTAGAAGACCATCCATGGAAATAGCATGTCGTGCTTCTCTGCTCTCACCAATTATATGCCGGAGTCTCCTCCTAATTTCTCTTAGGGAAAAATGGGATACAATCCTTTCATCACTGTCGCTTTGTTTAGGGACATGACGGAATTGCGGCACAGAACTTCCAGTAGTTCTCGTTGGGTTTGGCTTCAAAATGACAATTCTATTCAAAGATTTGGAAGTTGGATTTTCTACTGTAGGCTTCGTCCCCTTGGACTTGTCCTTTCTCCAGAAAAAGTTATATCTGTTTTGTTTCTGAGGTAATTGGTTGCGGTCAGACTCGTTGCATTTCCCTGAATTATCATTCTTCTCCACCAACAGCGGGACATTTTCTGTATATCTATCTGATCCCAGTTTGGATGTTTTCCTTACCTGATCACCATGAAGACTTTGAATATGTTTAAACAGAACTGAATCTGGATCTTGGAGGAGCTTGATAAATAACTTCCTATCTGAATCTATAGCAGCTATTGCATCCCTTAACTTTTCCGACCGGAAAATTaatcctccatcattttgttCCTTGACAATGGATTTCTGACTTATCAGCTCAGCAAAATCAGAAAGtgtcttttttaaaaaagagatattTTGATCAAGATGATCATCAAGTTCATGAAGATGGTAGTGACTCCCCAAACTAATACTTTCCAAGGAATGAAGCAAATCAAACTTATTGTCAGCATCTCGGCTAGCTTGTTGGCGAGTATAACTGTAGAATTCTACCAAAAATGCTGCCATGTCAAAGTTAAGAGATCTTTCAGTTTGAGACATCTCTCCTTCCATCAGTGCTTTTATACTTGTTGAACCCACACTAACCTTATCGTCTCTAATTTCATCAAGAAGCTGAGAAAAATAAGGGATTGTTTACTAGCAGCAGAGATGTTAGGGGCGGGCTAACACAAAACTAGgcaataggaatacaaataaaataacTAGCTTGAATATAGTAAACTATATCATTTAGTTCCTCTTCGACTACTACACATACTGTAGAGTTGCTCACTAACCAACGAAAATGACTCACTTGGTCATAAACAAAAAGAATTAAATGGGAGCCTAAATTTTATTCATATTTACTTCAAACATGGATGATGAATCTTCTCTGCGTCTGCAAATTGGATTAGCAACATATGAATCAAAAAGAAAGGTTTGAGGGATTGATGCTAATATCAATCTAATATGTACTATTTCCACCTACAAGATAAATGTCTATGTTTCATCAATATCGCAAGTTTGTTTCTTCGCACATCAGCAAGCGGTGTTCGTCCCAAGTATTGGAGGTTGGCTATTTGGGTCTATGCAAAACTATGCCACTAGAATACTCAGGATATACTAAAACAGCGAGAATTACACAACTAAGACATTCTCAAAAAGTATGGCTGTCTATAGACAACTGATATCTTTAACTACTGATGAAAAAATTGTGTAGACTTACAGTGGCACCTTCATGCTTGTTTTCTGGATTTCTTAGTGCATCGAGCTCAATTCTCGAGTAGCCAGAACCTGAATAACATAAAGAAATAGTTATGAGCTTCTAGTTAGCAAGGCATACAAATagctaaatctaaatctaaatctaaatgaAGGCCTTAATACCGACTAAAAACTTTGCAATTATACATATTTTAATTGCCAAGCCTATTGTTGTTACTTCAATGAAGTGTatatgagagagagagagttgttaGTAACCCCATAATCAATAGCTATAGTTCACACTAAAACTCAAATTCTTACCAATATGGCTAGTACTTTCATGCTTTGTATCTGAAAGTAACTTCTGAATTGGATGGCCTCGACGGAAATCCAACAAGCTGATCAAACCCGAAACACATCCAACATTGCCCTTTAGCTGTCGTGTATGAGGTCTTTTGCCCATAGTCTAACTCCTGTTTCTTTCAGATCCCAGAGACTGTTGAGGAAACAAGG
This region of Zingiber officinale cultivar Zhangliang chromosome 9A, Zo_v1.1, whole genome shotgun sequence genomic DNA includes:
- the LOC122018623 gene encoding vacuolar-processing enzyme-like produces the protein MGTTSSRAAACLALLCFASMLLAISPALVPDVDPTILLPSDRPIPDTSVEDETGTTWALLVAGSSGYGNYRHQADVCHAYQLLRKGGLKEENIVVMMHDDIADNPLNPRKGVIINHPQGQDVYAGVPKDYTKEQVNTRNLYAVILGDKSAVEGGSGKVIESKSNDRIFIYFSDHGGPGVLGMPNLPYLYAAEFIEVLKKKHASKSYKEMIIYVEACESGSIFEGLMPEDLNVYVTTASNAVESSWGTYCPGMDPPPPPEYMTCLGDLYSVAWMEDSENHNLKEETVGKQYESVKMRTSNQNTYSAGSHVMEYGDKNVKPEKLYLYQGFDPANANLTENALRLSKQMGVINQRDADLLFLWHMYERLEEGSNKKKEILSEITEMMMHRAHLDSSIELIGNLIFGSDVAPSVLKTVRPSGQALVDDWVCLKTMVQAFESHCGSLTQYGMKYMRAFANICNEGVSKDAMEEACGNVCGSYNSAKWSPFIHGYSA